The following coding sequences lie in one Cryptococcus neoformans var. neoformans B-3501A chromosome 2, whole genome shotgun sequence genomic window:
- a CDS encoding hypothetical protein (HMMPfam hit to RVT, Reverse transcriptase (RNA-dependent DNA polymerase), score: 157.3, E(): 3.3e-44) has product MLLSAKVEEGSREQERTIKPANTDSCEYLQTLEDNNKNNKNQLTIDFLCHNNVYQALIDSGASTNFIDKRFFQTFNLKTMKIEDSIPLYLFNAAGQQTIIEEEANILVNFQKPFGHTLLRLLITDIGSYPIVLGITWLQEHNPSISWETLSIHPPVSQTTSANLAMVITNDQPPKENTDAKINIGLSTTYPSEEGKNPPFGPIYNLSETELEALREYLDENLKKGFIRPSESPAGAPILFVKKKDGSLRMCVDYRGINKITIKNRYPLPLIAELLDRLKSAKVFTKIDLRGAYNLLRIKAGEEWKTAFRTCYGHFEYLVMPFGLTNAPASFQHLMNHNFHDLLDIFVIIYLDNILIYSPDLETHQSHVIQVLDRLRQTQLYAKASKCEFHQTSVEFLGFVVSDQGLSMDTKKVKSITEWPTPRNLRDTQSFLGFCNFYRRFIKNYSSIAKPLIDLTKKDLPFVWEEPQQTSFETLKRSFTSVDLLCHYKPPRN; this is encoded by the exons ATGCTCTTGTCTGCcaaagtcgaagaaggtagcCGGGAACAAGAGCGTACTATCAAACCGGCCAATACAGACTCCTGCGAATATCTCCAAACTCTCGAAGATAataacaaaaacaacaaaaaccaaCTCACAATCGACTTTCTCTGTCACAACAATGTTTATCAAGCTTTAATTGATTCCGGTGCCTCTACAAACTTCATCGACAAAAGATTCTTCCAGACCTTTAACCTCAAAACCATGAAAATAGAAGATTCGATCCCATTATACCTATTCAACGCTGCGGGTCAGCAAACTataattgaagaagaagccaacaTCCTGGTCAACTTCCAGAAACCATTCGGACACACCTTACTCCGACTCCTCATAACCGACATCGGCTCCTATCCCATCGTCTTAGGTATCACCTGGTTACAAGAGCACAATCCGTCCATCAGCTGGGAAACACTTTCCATACACCCACCTGTATCACAGACGACGAGTGCCAACTTAGCCATGGTCATCACCAATGACCAACCtccaaaagaaaacaccGATGCCAAAATA AACATAGGTCTTTCGACCACATATCCctctgaagaaggaaagaaccCACCTTTTGGCCCCATATACAATCTCTCCGAAACAGAACTTGAAGCTCTCCGCGAAtaccttgatgagaatcTTAAGAAAGGTTTTATCCGACCATCCGAATCACCAGCCGGAGCACCCATACTCTTtgtcaaaaagaaagacgGATCGCTTAGGATGTGTGTTGATTACCGGGGAATCAACAAGATCACCATCAAGAATCGCTATCCTCTACCATTGATCGCCGAACTCCTAGATCGACTCAAATCAGCCAAAGTATTCACCAAGATCGACCTGCGAGGAGCCTACAATTTACTTCGCATTAAGGCAggtgaagaatggaaaacagCTTTCCGTACTTGCTATGGGCATTTCGAATATTTGGTAATGCCGTTTGGCCTCACCAATGCCCCTGCATCCTTCCAACATCTCATGAACCACAATTTCCATGACTTGCTAGACATATTTGTTATCATCTACCTCgacaacatcctcatctacaGCCCAGACTTGGAGACTCACCAGTCACACGTCATACAAGTCCTAGATCGCCTCCGCCAAACCCAATTATATGCCAAAGCTTCAAAGTGCGAGTTCCATCAAACCTCAGTAGAGTTCCTAGGTTTCGTTGTCAGCGATCAAGGTCTATCAATGGACACCAAGAAAGTAAAGTCTATCACGGAATGGCCGACACCTCGCAATCTCCGTGATACCCAATCCTTCCTTGGGTTCTGTAACTTCTACCGAAGGTTCATCAAGAACTACTCTAGTATCGCCAAACCTCTTATCGActtgacaaagaaggaCTTACCCTTTGTATGGGAAGAACCTCAACAAACATCTTTTGAAACACTCAAAAGGAGCTTCACCTCTGTTGATCTCCTATGTCACTACAAACCACCAAGAAATTAG
- a CDS encoding mitochondrial 37S ribosomal protein MRP2 (HMMPfam hit to Ribosomal_S14, Ribosomal protein S14p/S29e, score: 69.6, E(): 8.2e-18) gives MGAKAQILRDIRKRLSAEQMEVQRRAFLYVARNTTLPATVRHKAQLGLNTLNGGEGRMGAVKNRCWETGRGRGVISKFGLCRFQFRTKALSGELPGVHKASW, from the exons ATGGGAGCCAAAGCACAAATCCTTAGAGATATCCGGAAGAGACTATCCGCAGAACAAATGGAAGTCCAAAGACGAGCTTTCCTCTACGTCGCCCGTAATACAACATTGCCTGCCACTGTTCGCCACAAAGCGCAACTGGGCCTTAACACACTGAacggaggagaagggcgGATGGGAGCAGTGAAAAACAGATGTTGGGAGACAGGACGGGGAAGGG GTGTGATATCCAAGTTTGGTCTTTGTCGA TTCCAATTCCGAACAAAGGCTCTCAGTGGAGAACTTCCAGGTGTTCATAAAGCAAGCTGGTAG
- a CDS encoding hypothetical protein (HMMPfam hit to Pkinase, Protein kinase domain, score: 120.5, E(): 4e-33): MDSDAAAIALDRLKFYARDALLTITQCICKPDATLKINGRSYKIEKLLGEGGFSFVYLIRDLSSDRLYALKKILVTSGQEGVKEAMREVEAYRRFRHPNIIRILDSAVVQDESGDGKIIYLFLPYYSKGNLQDAMANASVTGQRIPERKLLEIFHGTCLAVRAMHQYRLPNISASYPPTREDEPLVGETVFDHDEELTQEDRGELVPYAHRDIKPANIMISDEDEPILMDFGSTIKARITVETRQQALLEQDIAGEHSSMPYRAPELFDVKTGRTLDEKCDIWSLGCTLYAVAYGHSPFEVDGQSIAMAVGSGRYRHPSGYSQDFVQLIDSMLVVILSIGLIYKKYVLHSSHLNTPDVNFELIQSI; the protein is encoded by the exons ATGGACAGCGACGCAGCAGCCATCGCCCTGGACCGTCTCAAGTTCTACGCCAGAGACGCCCTCCTTACAATCACCCAGTGCATCTGCAAGCC CGATGCCACCCTCAAAATAAATGGCCGTTCCTACAAGATTGAAAAGCTCCTCGGAGAAGGCGGCTTTTCGTTTGTGTATCTGATCCGAGATCTCTCCTCAGACCGCCTCTATGCTTTGAAGAAAATCCTAGTAACTTCTGGTCAGGAAGGTGTCAAAGAAGCGATGCGGGAAGTTGAGGCATACAGACGCTTTCGGCATCCAAATATCATTCGCATTCTTGACTCTGCAGTGGTACAGGATGAGTctggagatggaaagatcATCTATCT ATTTCTCCCATATTACTCCAAAGGCAACCTGCAAGATGCAATGGCGAATGCGTCGGTCACAGGCCAGCGTATTCCCGAGAGAAAACTTCTAGAGATTTTCCACGGCACTTGCTTAGC TGTCAGGGCTATGCACCAATATCGCCTTCCAAACATTTCGGCATCTTATCCTCCCACTCGCGAGGATGAGCCACTTGTTGGGGAAACTGTTTTCGATCATGACGAAGAACTAACCCAAGAGGACCGAGGAGAGTTGGTGCCCTATGCACATAGGGATATCAAGCCAGC GAACATAATGATTTCAGATGAGGACGAGCCCATCCTAATGGATTTCGGGTCAACCATCAA GGCTCGAATCACGGTTGAAACACGGCAACAAGCACTTTTGGAGCAG GATATTGCGGGTGAACATTCCTCTATGCCTTACCGTGCTCCCGAGTTATTCGACGTGAAAACAGGCAGAACATTGGATGAGAAATGTGATATATGG TCATTGGGATGTACCCTTTATGCTGTTGCTTATGGTCACTCTCCCTTTGAGGTTGATGGACAATCTATCGCCATGGCTGTTGGCAGCGGTAGATATCGGCATCCTTCAGGTTACTCTCAAGATTTTGTGCAGCTTATTGATAGTATGCTTGTTGTGATCCTGAGCATAGGCCTGATATACAAAAAGTATGTTCTCCATTCAAGCCATCTAAACACCCCTGATGTGAACTTTGAACTTATACAATCCATTTAG
- a CDS encoding hypothetical protein (Match to EST gb|CF189301.1|CF189301; HMMPfam hit to PolyA_pol, Poly A polymerase family, score: 161.6, E(): 1.6e-45) → MLLARLVATVSRPVASTVASIRTMSHTVTLSPAEATFVALLDDFANRLSPPVECRIAGGWVRDKLLSLPSSDLDIALSIPSGHSFAVAFVDFLKAKDVPTGSVGKVVANPEQSKHLETGTTRIMGLECDFVGLRSETYADSRIPQVKPGTPFEDASRRDLTINALFYNVHTRQVEDYTKMGLSDLENRIARTPLPPRQTFQDDPLRIVRCVRFASRFNLAIAQEVVDSIKQEDVKVGILSKVSKERIGIETIKMLHNNPFHALSLIHSLDLHPYIFSCEVDPPRQEAFAAAQILNEVAKRKSVDEVLWLATAATPFRGLTVKRKGRDVPASSVVIGEGLKTSVTNLFDAVDIINLDATRRSDIGISLQHQAVRPWERSLTFAAILAILPVWKGEWDDGAEGIYQQYEAFEGKIRDLGLPEDIDRPLLLNGNDIQQLLSIPPSSLITTIRQSLNAFQLDNPLATKEECEKWLKSMWEGEGRDLWEKNSQPPRPSKKAGKGEKRKR, encoded by the exons ATGCTCCTTGCCAGACTCGTCGCCACAGTCTCCCGCCCCGTCGCCAGCACCGTCGCCAGCATCAGAACGATGTCCCACACCGTCACCCTCAGCCCCGCGGAGGCCACCTTCGTCGCGCTCCTCGACGACTTTGCAAACCGCCTCAGCCCGCCCGTGGAATGCAGAATCGCCGGTGGATGGGTCAGAGACAAG CTTCTGTCTCTGCCCTCCTCAGACCTCGATATAgccctctccatcccctcGGGCCATTCCTTTGCCGTCGCCTTTGTCGACTTTCTCAAGGCGAAGGATGTGCCCACCGGATCAGTCGGCAAGGTCGTCGCCAATCCGGAGCAGAGCAAGCATCTCGAAACCGGCACGACCAGGATTATGGGCCTCGAATGTGACTTTGTTGGGCTCCGAAGCGAAACCTATGCAGACAGTCGCATCCCACAAGTG AAACCTGGGACCCCTTTTGAGGATGCTTCTCGTAGGGATTTGACCATCAATGCCTTGTTCTACAATGTCCACACACGACAGGTGGAAGATTACACAAAAATGGGACTTTCAGATCTGGAGAATCGAATCGCTCGaactccccttcctcctcgacaAACATTCCAAGACGATCCCCTCCGTATCGTCCGCTGCGTGCGCTTTGCTAGTCGCTTCAATCTGGCCATTGCTCAAGAGGTCGTGGACTCTATCAAACAagaagatgtcaag GTTGGGATTCTATCAAAAGTGTCCAAGGAGCGTATTGGGATTGAAACCATAAAGATGTTGCATAACAACCCGTTCCACGCCCTATCTCTTATCCACTCTCTTGATCTTCATCCCTACATCTTTAGCTGTGAAGTCGATCCACCTCGCCAAGAGGCgtttgctgctgctcaaaTCCTCAACGAAGTCGCCAAGCGTAAATCCGTCGACGAAGTGTTATGGCTGGCAACTGCTGCAACCCCGTTCCGTGGACTTACTGTAAAGCGAAAGGGGCGGGATGTCCCTGCATCCTCAGTGGTAATCGGTGAAGGGCTGAAA ACGTCTGTAACGAACCTTTTCGACGCTGTTGATATTATCAATCTTGATGCGACCAGGAGGTCTGACATTGGCATATCCCTCCAGCATCAAGCAGTGCGTCCATGGGAAAGATCTTTGACTTTCGCTGCAATCTTGGCCATCCTTCCGGTCTGGAAGGGCGAATGGGACGACGGAGCCGAAGGCATCTATCAACAATATGAAGCATTTGAAGGGAAAATAAGGGACCTTGGACTTCCGGAAGACATTGACAgacctcttcttctaaAT GGCAACGATATTCAGCAACTGCTGTccatccctccttcctcgctcATCACAACTATCAGGCAATCTCTCAATGCTTTCCAACTTGACAATCCTTTAGCAACCAAGGAGGAATGTGAGAAGTGGCTGAAGAGCAtgtgggagggagaaggtagGGATCTGTGGGAGAAAAACTCTCAGCCACCAAGGCCATCGAAAAAGGCCggaaagggagaaaagaggaaacgTTGA
- a CDS encoding hypothetical protein (Match to EST gb|CF191771.1|CF191771; HMMPfam hit to Auxin_eff, Auxin Efflux Carrier, score: 45.1, E(): 1.9e-10) → MTLPLQEILSTTWSAVQAAISVMLVLGYGYYARKLKILSRPGEENSSHVCVTLFLPCLLFSEIGPLSSWSNLKHYWIIIVYSLLFQFISWMAGLLGVAIFKLPKWIVPCMIFNNATSLPVLLLKSLGDNGTLDSLVGSGSVEAAMKRGRVYILINALVCNLTRFTFGPGMLDGKSINLIHPWSESEPYPEYSEAHPYNDVDHPSTESSPLLARAENDIRRAPKAAKTILRRLDGFMNPPMYGGAAAIVTGIIPFLHKWFYGDQGALSSFTRSIENLGNLYPALQMFVLGAHLRSKNGPRPPIFALCYLYAFRFLIMPAISSTIVWGVRRIIGSKIIQDPILDFVMIVSPVGPPALTLAAIVAMSDAGEDTTAVVTKTLVISYILTPLISITVTAAISIVKTLY, encoded by the exons ATGACCTTACCTTTACAAGAGATACTTTCCACGACATGGTCCGCTGTGCAGGCAGCCATCAGTGTCATGCTCGTCCTCGGATACGGATACTACGCACgcaagctcaagatccTTTCACGCCCAGGGGAAGAGAATAGCTCCCACGTCTGTGTCACCTTGTTCTTGCCAtgtcttttgttttcgGAGATTGGGCCCTTATCATCATGGTCCAATTTGAAGCATT ATTGGATCATCATCGTTTATTCACTCCTGTTTCAATTCATCTCATGGATGGCCGGATTATTAGGTGTAGCTATCTTCAAGCTGCCAAAATGGATTGT TCCGTGCATGATTTTCAATAAT GCAACCTCCTTGCCTGTTCTTTTACTCAAATCATTGGGGGACAATGGCACCCTTGACTCCTTGGTGGGTAGCGGGAGCGTTGAAGCAGCAATGAAAAGAGGGAGGGTTtacatcctcatcaatgCTTTGGTATGCAATTTGACTCGTTTTACTTTCGGTCCag GCATGTTGGATGGGAAATCCATCAATTTAATTCATCCTTGGTCCGAATCCGAACCGTATCCAGAGTACTCAGAGGCCCATCCATACAACGATGTCGATCACCCGAGCACAGAATCGTCCCCTTTGCTAGCAAGAGCGGAAAATGACATTAGAAGGGCTCCCAAAGCCGCCAAGACAATTCTCAGACGCCTGGATGGCTTCATGAACCCTCCGATGTATGGGGGTGCAGCGGCCATAGTGACGGGAATCATTCCCTTCCTACATAAATGGTTCTATGGCGATCAAGGAGCACTGTCATC ATTCACACGATCGATAGAAAACTTGGGCAATCTATACCCGGCACTGCAAATGTTTGTGCTGGGGGCGCATCTGAGATCGAAAAATGGTCCCCGGCCTCCCATTTTCGCTCTATGCTACCTTTACGCCTTTCGATTCCTCATCATGCCGGCTATCTCTTCTACTATCGTGTGGGGTGTACGTAGGATTATTGGCTCCAAGATCATCCAGGATCCCATACTG GATTTCGTGATGATTGTAAGCCCAGTGGGCCCCCCCGCGTTGACACTGGCAGCA ATAGTAGCAAT GTCTGATGCAGGAGAAGACACAACCGCTGTCGTCACCAAAACTTTGGTGATTTCCTACATTCTTACACCGTTAATCAGTATCACTGTGACAGCGGCGATCTCTATTGTCAAAACTTTGTATTGA
- a CDS encoding hypothetical protein (HMMPfam hit to rve, Integrase core domain, score: 141.6, E(): 1.7e-39): MSNNTDNNTSYQGVILTGPQNYAEWELSIKTSLILKDLEIGTPVSLDSMSSKEDKEKYKRSRQAFALLIKSLSPEVQASLPANIRSVETADSSALWEELKSQYSAAVGTRQAQLLQQMWISPVIEGEDPNKRMAEIRSAHAQINSSGENLSDRMLAYAMTLALPESFTTVKQTLWLREPLTSSAVQAAVQAEWTRRSSEEVAMANRVQESHTQGNKSNRRAKPREWTEKWCSIHKVPTHNTRDCSLRKFSNNHSQSGQARVGTATIVRSVKIGNGTILPIAGQGTMTIGATTLQQVLHVPQLQCNLLAVNKVPSGFHWAFSNSKGELFDQSNQVCLSAPFKDGAYSLQVDPSGHAYLVQLADTLSEWHHKLGHLGIEKVVRLAKEGRLGQNNQLKNANAGDTKDFYCEACIKGKTGRLPSPPEPNIRASRPLELLHIDIWGPAPVASKGGMRYFLTVYDDYSHRISLTLMRMKSETLQSFKNFVNHAETQTGHKVQSIRSDRGGEFTSAAFQRYIREKGIEHVMVPPDAHAQNGRVERAHLTILNGVRTLLVETGLPASFWGEAAKYIAFSHNCSFDSNNGIPFERWDYTNTNKLKPRYRQGRFMGYASDSSTSSYRILDDEDKKIKVSRDTILPKKLDIPHSKMPARGSILRLEEWDDNKNRDTSTHAQDPLAEIPDRIIPAPMEVNPQDEVRPRAVPAEHQSPMELLRRLARYDTGIQQQPEASPSSNASEETNSDVSSIDPLALTDNPETWGTIATALNAMAINTPNTYREAIQSGEGEQWHQAMMEELEKMEKYNVWKVVDRAPGQRVLKARWVYTRKIDGTTGKPAAYKARWVAKGFSQKAGIDYNEVFSAVAHKDSIRVFLSLVNHLDMECDQVDIKAAFLNGDLEETIYLEAPEGSDIPANKILLLNKSLYGLRQSPRCFNKALDQWLKSQGLKPTRADPCFYTLDEFKQALNSKFECSDSGPAGYFLGINIYRDRPQKKLYLSQEHYMESLLDCFDMSNCNPAKTPLPSGFKPIPATDQEHELAQH; this comes from the exons ATGTCCAACAATACAGACAACAACACATCCTACCAGGGGGTCATCTTAACTGGCCCCCAGAACTATGCTGAATGGGAGCTATCTATCAAAacatctctcatcctcaaggaCCTGGAGATTGGTACTCCagtcagccttgacagcatgtcctccaaagaggacaaggagaagtacAAGAGGTCCAGGCAAGcttttgcccttcttaTCAAATCACTCTCACCAGAAGTCCAGGCATCCCTCCCTGCCAACATACGATCTGTAGAGACAGCAGACAGCTCAGCACTCTGGGAGGAGCTCAAATCCCAGTACTCAGCAGCAGTGGGCACAAGACAGGCTCAACTTTTGCAACAAATGTGGATATCCCCTGTcattgaaggagaagacccAAACAAACGCATGGCAGAGATCAGGTCTGCTCATGCACAGATTAACAGCAGTGGTGAGAACCTCTCAGACCGAATGCTTGCCTATGCCATGACCCTAGCTCTTCCAGAATCATTCACCACTGTCAAGCAAACTCTCTGGCTGAGGGAACCACTTACCTCTTCGGCTGTGCAGGCAGCAGTCCAAGCTGAgtggacaaggaggtccAGTGAGGAGGTAGCAATGGCTAACAGGGTACAGGAGAGTCACACCCAAGGCAACAAAAGCAATAGAAGGGCCAAGCCAAGGGAATGGACTGAGAAATGGTGCAGTATCCATAAAGTGCCTACTCACAATACCAGAGACTGCTCTCTCAGGAAGTTCAGCAATAACCACAGTCAGTCAGGTCAGGCTAGGGTGGGTACCG CAACAATTGTCAGAAGTGTAAAGATTGGTAATGGCACTATCCTTCCAATCGCTGGCCAGGGAACTATGACTATTGGAGCTACCACTCTTCAGCAAGTCCTCCATGTTCCCCAACTCCAGTGCAACCTTCTCGCTGTTAACAAGGTCCCATCTGGTTTCCACTGGGCATTCAGCAACAGTAAAGGTGAACTTTTTGATCAATCTAACCAGGTCTGCTTGTCTGCCCCATTCAAAGATGGTGCCTACTCCCTGCAGGTAGATCCATCTGGCCATGCCTATCTTGTTCAACTGGCTGATACTCTCTCAGAATGGCATCATAAGCTAGGGCATTTGGGGATTGAGAAAGTGGTTAGGCttgcaaaagaagggagactTGGTCAGAATAATCAATTGAAGAATGCAAATGCTGGTGATACCAAAGATTTCTATTGTGAAGCGTGTATTAAGGGGAAAACTGGGCGacttccttcaccacctgAACCCAACATCAGAGCTTCCAGGCCACTTGAACTATTGCATATCGACATCTGGGGACCAGCACCAGTCGCTTCCAAGGGAGGTATGCGATACTTCCTGACTGTCTATGATGATTACAGCCACCGGATTTCCCTcaccttgatgagaatgaagtcTGAGACACTGCAGAGTTTCAAAAACTTTGTCAATCATGCTGAAACTCAGACTGGTCATAAGGTTCAATCTATTCGGTCTGATAGGGGTGGAGAATTTACATCAGCAGCATTCCAGAGGTATATCAGGGAAAAAGGGATTGAGCATGTCATGGTGCCACCTGATGCTCATGCACAGAATGGGAGAGTGGAGAGGGCACATCTTACTATCCTCAATGGTGTGAGAACTTTGCTTGTGGAGACTGGACTGCCAGCTAGCTTCTGGGGTGAGGCTGCTAAATACATTGCCTTCTCTCACAACTGCTCCTTTGACTCCAACAATGGAATTCCCTTTGAACGCTG GGATTAtaccaacaccaacaaaTTGAAGCCTCGCTATCGACAAGGAAGGTTTATGGGGTATGCCAGTGATAGCAGCACTTCCAGTTATCGAAttcttgatgatgaagacaagaagatcaaggtgTCAAGGGATACCATTTTGCCAAAGAAGCTGGACATTCCTCATTCCAAGATGCCAGCAAGGGGGAGTATTCTTAGGCTGGAGGAGTGGGATGACAACAAGAACAGAGACACATCAACACATGCTCAAGATCCATTGGCAGAAATACCTGACAGAATCATCCCTGCCCCCATGGAAGTGAATCCTCAGGATGAAGTAAGACCTAGAGCAGTTCCAGCTGAGCATCAATCACCCATGGAGCTTCTTCGTAGGCTGGCAAGGTATGACACTGGAATACAGCAACAACCTGAggcatcaccatcatccaatgCATCAGAAGAGACAAACAGTGATGTTTCATCCATTGATCCTCTTGCCCTGACTGACAATCCGGAGACCTGGGGTACTATCGCAACAGCTCTGAATGCTATGGCAATCAACACACCCAATACCTACAGAGAAGCTATTCAGTCAGGTGAGGGGGAGCAGTGGCATCAGGCtatgatggaagaattggaaaagatggagaagtataatgtgtggaaggtggtggataGGGCACCAGGACAGAGGGTCCTGAAGGCAAGATGGGTTTATACCAGGAAGATTGATGGGACAACAGGGAAACCAGCAGCATACAAGGCAAGATGGGTTGCCAAAGGATTTTCTCAAAAGGCTGGAATTGATTACAATGAGGTCTTCTCTGCTGTTGCCCACAAAGACTCGATTAGGGTATTCCTCTCTCTGGTCAACCATCTTGACATGGAATGTGACCAGGTGGATATCAAGGCAGCCTTTCTCAATGGTGATCTCGAAGAAACCATCTATCTTGAAGCACCAGAAGGAAGCGACATCccagcaaacaagatcctACTCTTGAACAAGTCACTCTATGGGTTGCGACAGTCACCAAGATGTTTCAACAAAGCACTTGATCAGTGGTTAAAGTCTCAAGGGCTGAAGCCAACCAGAGCTGACCCCTGCTTCTAT ACATTGGACGAATTCAAGCAGGCACTTAACAGCAAATTTGAGTGCTCTGACTCTGGGCCTGCTGGCTACTTCCTGGGCATCAATATATACCGGGACAGGCCACAGAAGAAACTCTATCTCTCCCAGGAGCATTATATGGAGTCCCTGCTTGACTGCTTTGACATGTCCAATTGCAATCCAGCAAAgacgcctcttccttcaggctTCAAACCGATTCCAGCAACAGATCAAGAGCATGAGCTAGCACAACATTGA